One genomic region from Triplophysa dalaica isolate WHDGS20190420 chromosome 23, ASM1584641v1, whole genome shotgun sequence encodes:
- the zic4 gene encoding zinc finger protein ZIC 4 isoform X2 has protein sequence MSVDALGSPVMDPAFSKRNTTLRLVDLAGAHHHHHHHHHTPQSVTGFPGFSSHPHSMAHSHPGEMTAEPRLGPSPFGPEHMGHSAALKISPTHHYPHHHHHHNHHIAGHTEVVSSQTGAFGPVQATTVPYSMSHTAQALSAGSYPGHYGHHPDPGNHTLFPGLHHEQPSNGAPGGQALNGQIRLGIPAEMYVRSDHLSQVASSRADPFAGSPLHGYGGLNLNMNLSAHHHGAGAFFRYMRQPIKQELICKWLEPEHSVKKLCSKTYSTMHELVTHVTVEHVGGPEQANHICFWEECPREGKPFKAKYKLVNHIRVHTGEKPFPCPFPGCGKVFARSENLKIHKRTHTGEKPFKCEFDGCDRRFANSSDRKKHSHVHTSDKPYNCKVRGCDKSYTHPSSLRKHMKVHCKSPPPSSGYESSTPSLVSPSSDLGREPAPSTLSEPLSQSSQAANLSEWYVCHSSGASGPQTPPSGSSTPGHTDGPPYGNVERRDAF, from the exons ATGAGCGTGGATGCTTTGGGAAGCCCTGTGATGGACCCCGCGTTTTCCAAACGGAACACGACGCTGAGATTAGTTGACTTGGCAGGGGCTCACCAccatcaccatcatcaccaccatACCCCTCAGAGCGTGACAGGCTTCCCGGGGTTTAGCAGCCATCCACACTCAATGGCTCACTCGCACCCTGGGGAGATGACTGCGGAACCCCGCCTGGGGCCGAGTCCATTCGGGCCAGAACACATGGGGCACTCCGCGGCCCTCAAAATCAGCCCAACCCATCATTATCCCCACCACCATCACCACCACAATCATCATATTGCAGGCCACACTGAAGTGGTCTCCAGTCAAACGGGAGCTTTTGGCCCGGTGCAGGCGACTACGGTCCCGTACTCCATGTCTCACACGGCCCAGGCGTTATCCGCAG GTAGCTATCCGGGACACTATGGTCATCACCCCGACCCTGGGAACCATACTCTCTTCCCTGGACTTCATCACGAACAGCCATCTAACGGAGCACCAGGTGGCCAAGCCTTGAACGGACAAATAAGGTTAGGAATACCTGCCGAAATGTACGTTAGGTCTGATCATTTGAGTCAAGTAGCGAGCTCCAGGGCAGACCCGTTTGCCGGTTCTCCTCTGCACGGATACGGGGGACTCAATCTGAACATGAACCTCAGCGCACACCACCATGGAGCCGGTGCTTTTTTCCGTTACATGCGACAACCGATCAAGCAAGAACTCATCTGCAAGTGGTTGGAACCGGAGCACTCCGTCAAGAAACTTTGCTCTAAAACTTACAGCACCATGCACGAACTGGTGACGCATGTGACTGTCGAGCACGTCGGAGGACCAGAGCAAGCGAACCATATCTGTTTTTGGGAAGAATGTCCACGAGAGGGAAAGCCGTTTAAAGCAAAGTACAAACTCGTGAATCACATCAGAGtgcacaccggagagaaaccgtTTCCCTGTCCGTTTCCTGGCTGTGGAAAAGTATTTGCCCGATCGGAAAACTTGAAAATCCACAAGAGGACTCATACAG GTGAAAAGCCTTTTAAATGTGAGTTTGACGGCTGTGACAGACGGTTTGCCAACAGCAGTGATCGAAAAAAGCATTCCCACGTGCACACCAGCGATAAGCCGTACAACTGCAAAGTCAGAGGTTGTGACAAATCGTACACGCATCCCAGCTCTTTGAGAAAACACATGAAGGTGCACTGCAAGTCTCCACCTCCGAGTTCGGGTTACGAATCATCGACTCCATCTCTTGTTTCTCCTTCATCGGACTTGGGACGGGAGCCAGCTCCCTCCACGCTCTCCGAGCCTCTCTCACAATCGTCCCAGGCGGCAAATTTAAGCGAATGGTACGTGTGTCACAGCTCCGGTGCCAGTGGCCCTCAGACCCCACCCAGCGGTTCATCCACACCGGGCCATACAGATGGGCCGCCGTACGGCAATGTTGAACGAAGGGACGCCTTCTAG
- the zic4 gene encoding zinc finger protein ZIC 4 isoform X1 gives MSVDALGSPVMDPAFSKRNTTLRLVDLAGAHHHHHHHHHTPQSVTGFPGFSSHPHSMAHSHPGEMTAEPRLGPSPFGPEHMGHSAALKISPTHHYPHHHHHHNHHIAGHTEVVSSQTGAFGPVQATTVPYSMSHTAQALSAGRDFLIRRDLTAQAMPVLTDQTSGAGSHHGMFVSTTGSYPGHYGHHPDPGNHTLFPGLHHEQPSNGAPGGQALNGQIRLGIPAEMYVRSDHLSQVASSRADPFAGSPLHGYGGLNLNMNLSAHHHGAGAFFRYMRQPIKQELICKWLEPEHSVKKLCSKTYSTMHELVTHVTVEHVGGPEQANHICFWEECPREGKPFKAKYKLVNHIRVHTGEKPFPCPFPGCGKVFARSENLKIHKRTHTGEKPFKCEFDGCDRRFANSSDRKKHSHVHTSDKPYNCKVRGCDKSYTHPSSLRKHMKVHCKSPPPSSGYESSTPSLVSPSSDLGREPAPSTLSEPLSQSSQAANLSEWYVCHSSGASGPQTPPSGSSTPGHTDGPPYGNVERRDAF, from the exons ATGAGCGTGGATGCTTTGGGAAGCCCTGTGATGGACCCCGCGTTTTCCAAACGGAACACGACGCTGAGATTAGTTGACTTGGCAGGGGCTCACCAccatcaccatcatcaccaccatACCCCTCAGAGCGTGACAGGCTTCCCGGGGTTTAGCAGCCATCCACACTCAATGGCTCACTCGCACCCTGGGGAGATGACTGCGGAACCCCGCCTGGGGCCGAGTCCATTCGGGCCAGAACACATGGGGCACTCCGCGGCCCTCAAAATCAGCCCAACCCATCATTATCCCCACCACCATCACCACCACAATCATCATATTGCAGGCCACACTGAAGTGGTCTCCAGTCAAACGGGAGCTTTTGGCCCGGTGCAGGCGACTACGGTCCCGTACTCCATGTCTCACACGGCCCAGGCGTTATCCGCAGGTAGGGATTTCCTCATTCGACGAGATTTGACAGCTCAAGCTATGCCCGTGCTGACCGATCAGACTTCTGGTGCAGGCTCTCACCACGGAATGTTTGTCTCAACAACAGGTAGCTATCCGGGACACTATGGTCATCACCCCGACCCTGGGAACCATACTCTCTTCCCTGGACTTCATCACGAACAGCCATCTAACGGAGCACCAGGTGGCCAAGCCTTGAACGGACAAATAAGGTTAGGAATACCTGCCGAAATGTACGTTAGGTCTGATCATTTGAGTCAAGTAGCGAGCTCCAGGGCAGACCCGTTTGCCGGTTCTCCTCTGCACGGATACGGGGGACTCAATCTGAACATGAACCTCAGCGCACACCACCATGGAGCCGGTGCTTTTTTCCGTTACATGCGACAACCGATCAAGCAAGAACTCATCTGCAAGTGGTTGGAACCGGAGCACTCCGTCAAGAAACTTTGCTCTAAAACTTACAGCACCATGCACGAACTGGTGACGCATGTGACTGTCGAGCACGTCGGAGGACCAGAGCAAGCGAACCATATCTGTTTTTGGGAAGAATGTCCACGAGAGGGAAAGCCGTTTAAAGCAAAGTACAAACTCGTGAATCACATCAGAGtgcacaccggagagaaaccgtTTCCCTGTCCGTTTCCTGGCTGTGGAAAAGTATTTGCCCGATCGGAAAACTTGAAAATCCACAAGAGGACTCATACAG GTGAAAAGCCTTTTAAATGTGAGTTTGACGGCTGTGACAGACGGTTTGCCAACAGCAGTGATCGAAAAAAGCATTCCCACGTGCACACCAGCGATAAGCCGTACAACTGCAAAGTCAGAGGTTGTGACAAATCGTACACGCATCCCAGCTCTTTGAGAAAACACATGAAGGTGCACTGCAAGTCTCCACCTCCGAGTTCGGGTTACGAATCATCGACTCCATCTCTTGTTTCTCCTTCATCGGACTTGGGACGGGAGCCAGCTCCCTCCACGCTCTCCGAGCCTCTCTCACAATCGTCCCAGGCGGCAAATTTAAGCGAATGGTACGTGTGTCACAGCTCCGGTGCCAGTGGCCCTCAGACCCCACCCAGCGGTTCATCCACACCGGGCCATACAGATGGGCCGCCGTACGGCAATGTTGAACGAAGGGACGCCTTCTAG
- the zic1 gene encoding zinc finger protein ZIC 1: protein MLLDAGPQYPTIGVTTFGSARHHSTGEVTDREVALGINPFADGMGAFKINHGSHDLGSGQTAFSSQAPGYAAAAALGHHHHPTHVSSYSTAAFNSTRDFLFRNRGFGDATSAQHSLFASAAGSFAGPHGHSDAAGHLLFPGLHEQAATHASSNVVNSQMRLGFSGDMYGRAEQYGHVASPRSEHYASTQLHGYGPMNMNMAAHHGAGAFFRYMRQPIKQELICKWVEPEQLTNPKKACNKTFSTMHELVTHLTVEHVGGPEQSNHMCFWEECAREGKPFKAKYKLVNHIRVHTGEKPFPCPFPGCGKVFARSENLKIHKRTHTGEKPFKCEFEGCDRRFANSSDRKKHMHVHTSDKPYLCKMCDKSYTHPSSLRKHMKVHEATSQASQPSPAASSGYESSTPPTIVSPSTENQNSSSISPASSTVHHTTSHSTLSSNFNEWYV, encoded by the exons ATGCTCTTGGACGCAGGACCACAGTATCCCACCATTGGAGTGACTACTTTCGGCTCCGCCAGACATCACTCAACAGGCGAAGTTACAGACAGAGAAGTGGCTTTGGGCATCAATCCGTTCGCCGACGGTATGGGTGCTTTTAAAATCAACCACGGCTCCCACGATCTTGGTTCTGGGCAAACAGCATTTTCCTCGCAGGCACCCGGTTACGCCGCCGCCGCTGCCTTGGGACACCATCACCACCCCACTCATGTCAGTTCTTACTCCACCGCCGCCTTTAACTCCACTCGAGACTTTCTCTTTCGGAATCGGGGCTTCGGAGACGCCACGAGCGCGCAGCACAGTCTGTTCGCCTCCGCCGCTGGAAGTTTTGCCGGCCCACATGGACACTCTGATGCCGCTGGGCACCTGCTCTTCCCCGGACTGCATGAACAAGCGGCCACGCACGCCTCATCCAACGTGGTGAACAGTCAGATGCGGCTCGGCTTTTCCGGGGACATGTACGGCAGGGCAGAGCAATATGGTCACGTAGCGAGTCCCAGGTCCGAGCACTACGCATCGACTCAGTTACACGGCTATGGCcccatgaacatgaacatggcTGCCCATCACGGGGCAGGGGCCTTTTTTCGATACATGAGACAGCCCATAAAACAAGAGCTCATCTGCAAATGGGTCGAACCGGAGCAACTGACGAATCCGAAAAAGGCCTGCAACAAAACTTTCAGCACCATGCACGAGCTTGTGACACACCTGACGGTGGAGCACGTTGGTGGACCAGAACAGTCGAATCACATGTGCTTTTGGGAAGAGTGTGCTCGGGAAGGAAAACCGTTTAAAGCAAAGTACAAACTTGTGAATCATATTAGAGTGCACACAGGAGAGAAACCGTTCCCCTGTCCATTCCCTGGCTGTGGAAAAGTATTTGCCCGATCGGAAAATCtaaaaattcacaaaagaaCGCACACCG GTGAAAAACCTTTCAAGTGTGAGTTTGAGGGTTGTGACAGGCGCTTTGCGAACAGCAGTGACCGTAAGAAACACATGCACGTCCATACCTCTGACAAACCCTATCTCTGCAAAATGTGTGATAAATCCTACACACATCCAAGCTCCCTCCGgaaacacatgaag GTTCACGAGGCAACATCTCAAGCATCCCAACCCTCTCCAGCAGCCAGCTCGGGCTACGAGTCCTCCACGCCGCCCACCATCGTGTCCCCTTCCACAGAAAACCAGAACAGCAGTTCCATATCACCAGCATCATCCACAGTCCACCACACGACCAGCCACAGCACTCTGTCGTCAAATTTTAATGAATGGTACgtgtaa